One genomic window of Marinobacter sp. SS13-12 includes the following:
- a CDS encoding dienelactone hydrolase family protein, translating to MASWLNLSADDGHEFSAYYSESASTPSKGRVVVVQEVFGVNQHIRDVCDRFSQNGYDALAPSLFDRLEPGVQLGYSAEDVDKGRDLRSRLDWNDALNDTLASISYLAQSGPVAVVGFCYGGAIAWLAASTSHARMAVCYYGSYIHKFRDQHPQCPALLHFGARDPMIPRENVEDIRAENTEANPDICIYPDAGHGFNCDYRDSFHGPSAELAWQRTLDFLSQNFTRA from the coding sequence ATGGCCAGCTGGCTTAACCTGTCTGCCGATGATGGGCACGAATTTTCCGCTTATTACTCAGAATCAGCGTCTACCCCCAGTAAGGGGCGGGTCGTTGTCGTCCAGGAAGTATTCGGAGTTAATCAGCACATTCGCGATGTGTGTGACCGGTTTTCACAGAATGGTTACGACGCGCTTGCCCCATCCCTTTTTGATCGACTGGAGCCAGGCGTCCAGCTGGGCTACTCGGCTGAGGACGTTGATAAAGGAAGGGACCTGCGTTCACGCCTGGACTGGAACGACGCACTCAACGACACACTGGCAAGCATTAGCTATCTCGCCCAGTCAGGCCCCGTGGCCGTTGTAGGTTTCTGTTACGGGGGAGCCATCGCCTGGCTGGCAGCCAGCACATCCCATGCCCGGATGGCAGTCTGTTACTACGGTTCCTACATCCACAAGTTCAGGGATCAGCACCCTCAATGCCCGGCTCTACTCCACTTCGGGGCACGTGATCCTATGATCCCTCGGGAGAACGTCGAAGACATCAGGGCCGAAAACACGGAGGCCAACCCTGATATCTGTATCTATCCCGACGCAGGACACGGATTCAACTGTGATTATCGGGACAGTTTTCATGGACCCAGCGCAGAGCTGGCGTGGCAACGCACCCTGGATTTTCTATCGCAGAACTTCACCAGGGCCTGA
- the nikR gene encoding nickel-responsive transcriptional regulator NikR: protein MQRFTVSLDDDLAELFDQFLHRFSYNNRSEAIRDLIRKKLETDELEHSLDGHSVGTITYVYSHKERELATRLARIQHQHHDVLVSTLQVHLDHDHCLETLVTRGPTKELRAFSEHLIAKPGIRHGQIYLLPVVYEVASHSHNGLSTSHEPHQHVHTHPAT, encoded by the coding sequence ATGCAACGTTTCACGGTTTCACTTGACGACGATCTTGCAGAACTTTTTGACCAATTTCTCCATCGCTTCAGCTACAACAACCGCTCCGAGGCGATTCGGGATCTAATTCGGAAAAAACTTGAAACAGATGAGCTCGAGCACTCCCTGGATGGCCACTCTGTTGGCACGATTACCTATGTGTATAGCCATAAGGAACGTGAGCTGGCAACCCGATTGGCACGGATACAGCATCAACACCACGACGTTTTGGTATCAACGCTGCAGGTCCACCTGGATCATGACCATTGCCTTGAAACGCTTGTAACCCGTGGCCCGACAAAGGAGCTAAGGGCGTTCAGCGAACACCTGATTGCAAAACCGGGCATTCGTCACGGTCAGATCTACCTTCTGCCAGTGGTTTATGAAGTGGCATCCCACAGTCACAACGGGTTATCCACGTCCCATGAGCCACACCAGCACGTTCATACTCACCCGGCCACCTGA
- a CDS encoding DUF4198 domain-containing protein, translating into MSASFQKARKYALVAGAWLFIVPAISSAHFLELIPQHAVVSEQTSQSINLDIQFTHPMASGPRMDMGMPVRFGVMTRGEQQDLLGSLTIHEDDGKRHYSASQSVARPGDHVFFIEPEPYWEPSEEVIIVHYTKVIVSAYGGSSAWDQLVGMPVEIKPMTQPYGLWSGNLFRGVVLKDGEPVPGATVEVEWRNDGSVAIPSDEFVTQTIKADQQGVFSYAMPREGWWGFAALLTADKPMKNPDGETVDVEEGGLIWVYVQDME; encoded by the coding sequence ATGTCAGCTAGTTTCCAGAAAGCAAGAAAGTACGCCCTTGTTGCAGGAGCCTGGTTATTCATTGTACCTGCCATTTCATCGGCCCATTTTCTGGAATTGATCCCTCAACACGCTGTGGTTTCAGAACAGACTAGCCAGTCCATTAATCTCGATATTCAATTCACCCATCCGATGGCCAGTGGTCCCAGAATGGATATGGGCATGCCGGTTCGGTTTGGCGTGATGACAAGGGGCGAACAGCAAGATCTTCTCGGCTCCCTGACCATTCATGAGGACGATGGAAAGCGACACTATTCAGCAAGCCAATCTGTCGCACGACCCGGCGACCATGTTTTCTTCATTGAACCGGAGCCTTACTGGGAACCCTCAGAAGAAGTCATCATCGTTCATTACACCAAAGTCATCGTCAGTGCCTACGGTGGCAGCAGCGCCTGGGACCAGCTCGTCGGCATGCCGGTGGAAATCAAACCTATGACCCAACCCTATGGATTGTGGTCCGGAAATCTATTCAGGGGCGTGGTACTGAAAGATGGCGAGCCTGTGCCCGGAGCAACAGTAGAAGTTGAGTGGAGAAATGATGGTTCGGTAGCCATCCCTTCTGATGAGTTTGTAACCCAGACCATTAAGGCCGACCAGCAAGGAGTATTCAGCTACGCGATGCCCCGTGAGGGTTGGTGGGGGTTCGCTGCACTGCTAACGGCGGATAAGCCGATGAAAAATCCGGATGGCGAAACCGTGGATGTCGAAGAAGGTGGACTCATCTGGGTTTACGTTCAGGATATGGAGTAA
- the cbiM gene encoding cobalt transporter CbiM — protein sequence MAHIPEGILSEPVLIGGAVLGVAMLGYALKRMPAESIPQTALLAAALFVSSLVSIPVGVSSVHLLLNGLMGIVLGIVAVPAILIALVLQAVFFGYGGLVVLGVNLVNLALPAVLCAVVIRPLIHNASPRKSFWLGLLAGGLGACMTGTLLTGSIMLSDPGLIPAAKIILLTFVPLMAIEGVITGFTIGFIKRVAPELILPKEGRHV from the coding sequence GTGGCTCATATACCGGAAGGCATTCTTTCTGAGCCAGTACTGATCGGTGGTGCTGTTCTGGGGGTCGCAATGCTGGGCTATGCTCTGAAGAGAATGCCGGCAGAAAGCATCCCCCAGACAGCTCTGCTTGCAGCTGCCCTATTTGTTTCTTCTTTGGTCAGTATCCCAGTGGGGGTCAGCAGTGTTCATCTGTTGCTGAACGGCCTGATGGGCATTGTTCTGGGTATCGTGGCGGTACCCGCCATACTGATTGCTCTCGTCCTTCAGGCGGTATTCTTTGGCTATGGAGGGCTGGTTGTCCTGGGCGTCAACCTGGTCAACCTGGCGCTGCCAGCGGTGTTGTGTGCGGTTGTCATACGCCCGCTGATTCATAACGCATCTCCCAGGAAATCTTTCTGGCTCGGCCTTCTCGCAGGCGGCCTTGGTGCCTGCATGACGGGCACTTTATTAACCGGCTCAATCATGCTCTCTGATCCAGGTCTGATTCCCGCAGCCAAGATCATCCTGTTAACGTTTGTTCCTTTGATGGCTATCGAGGGCGTAATTACGGGCTTCACGATTGGGTTTATCAAGCGTGTCGCACCGGAATTAATTCTGCCAAAGGAGGGCCGTCATGTTTAA
- a CDS encoding carboxypeptidase-like regulatory domain-containing protein: MFNKTLLTILGFLIFHGSVQAHQLKVFAYAEQDRITGEVYFAGGQKLKNARVSLASLKGDDEIANTRTDTDGSFSFPVNVRQGYRISANSGEGHVAHWDVQMSELIMSESEPGSLQPSNPASPPPMCEPQSGKLKTLIESAVSRQVAPLRAELQEVRDERQIQDILGAIGYIAGLAGLGMLWFSRRRGSRL, from the coding sequence ATGTTTAACAAAACTCTGCTGACAATTCTTGGTTTTCTGATTTTCCATGGGTCAGTACAGGCGCATCAACTTAAAGTGTTTGCTTACGCTGAACAGGATCGAATCACCGGAGAAGTATACTTTGCTGGAGGTCAGAAGCTGAAAAATGCACGGGTTTCTCTGGCCAGCCTCAAAGGTGATGACGAGATCGCAAACACACGCACGGATACCGACGGCAGCTTCTCTTTTCCTGTTAATGTTCGGCAGGGCTACCGCATCAGTGCCAATTCGGGGGAGGGTCATGTTGCACATTGGGACGTCCAGATGTCCGAACTGATTATGTCCGAATCAGAACCAGGCAGTCTGCAACCGTCAAACCCTGCTTCTCCCCCTCCAATGTGTGAACCACAGTCAGGCAAGTTGAAGACACTGATTGAAAGTGCCGTTTCCCGCCAGGTTGCTCCGCTGCGTGCGGAGCTGCAGGAGGTCCGGGATGAGCGGCAAATTCAGGACATACTCGGGGCTATTGGTTATATAGCAGGACTCGCCGGGCTCGGTATGCTCTGGTTTTCCAGGCGTCGGGGATCCAGGCTATGA
- the cbiQ gene encoding cobalt ECF transporter T component CbiQ, translating to MTDVLYSQTDQSGTSPINYLDPRTRLLTAVLTTVTLISIDSLVILTGALAFAAGITALAGLGAFSVVRRLVLLEGFVIVLLLVLPFTTTGKPLFELGPVAPSGEGLKLAAVIALKVNTITLLNLALIGTLSPLQVGNALRLLRVPGNLVQLLLMSVRYISVLENEYVRIRRAMKARAFVARSNIHTWRTFGWLVGMLLVRSFERSRRVSNAMRCRGFNGSFTFHSESQWRILDGITLTLVTAASVCLIFRSYMT from the coding sequence ATGACTGATGTCCTGTACTCTCAGACCGATCAAAGTGGTACTTCTCCGATCAATTATCTTGATCCCCGTACAAGACTGCTAACAGCGGTTTTGACCACAGTCACCCTGATCAGTATTGATAGTCTTGTCATACTCACCGGCGCCCTTGCGTTTGCAGCTGGAATCACGGCACTTGCAGGCCTCGGTGCATTCTCTGTGGTCCGTCGTTTAGTTCTGCTGGAAGGGTTCGTGATTGTCTTGCTGTTGGTTCTTCCTTTTACCACCACCGGGAAACCCTTATTCGAGCTCGGACCGGTTGCACCGTCAGGGGAGGGCCTTAAGCTTGCAGCGGTTATTGCCCTCAAAGTCAATACCATTACCTTGCTGAACCTTGCTTTGATTGGAACCCTGTCACCGCTGCAGGTTGGCAATGCACTCAGGCTGTTGAGAGTGCCCGGGAATCTGGTCCAGTTGTTGCTCATGTCGGTTCGGTATATCAGTGTACTGGAAAACGAATATGTCCGCATTCGTCGCGCCATGAAAGCAAGGGCGTTCGTCGCCAGATCCAATATCCACACCTGGCGCACTTTTGGCTGGCTGGTCGGCATGTTACTGGTAAGAAGTTTCGAGCGCTCGCGCAGAGTGAGCAACGCCATGAGGTGTCGCGGCTTCAACGGTTCCTTTACCTTTCATTCAGAGAGTCAATGGAGAATTCTTGACGGTATTACCCTCACACTAGTAACCGCTGCCTCCGTATGCCTGATATTCCGGAGTTACATGACATGA